The genomic segment TCGCGGAGCTTGTCTGGCAGGTGCCCACGGAGACCGTGAAGGCCTATCTCGGCTAGAGGAGGGGAGGCGTATGTCCCAGGAGTCAAAACTTGCGGTGGTCGGGATCGGGGAGATTCTCTGGGACCTGCTGCCTGCGGGGCGCCAGCTCGGTGGCGCCCCGACCAACTTTGCCTACCACACCAATGCCCAGGGCTTCCCTGCGGCTGCCGTGAGCGCCGTGGGGGCGGATGCGCTCGGGCAGGACATCCAGGCGCAGGTGGCCGCAGGGGGGATGTCCACGGCGTTTCTTACCGTCCTACCTGACTATCCCACCGGCACGGTGACAGTCGCTCTGGATGAAAAAGGCGTCCCGAGCTATGAGATTCACACCGGAGTCGCCTGGGATTACTTGCCCTGGACCGACTCCCTCGCCGCGCTCGCCCCGACCCTGCGGGCGGTCTGCTTTGGGACCCTGGGCCAGCGCTCGCCTGCCTCGCGGACTACCATCCAGCGCTTTGTGGCCGCGACCGGCCCGGAGTGCCTGCGTGTCTGTGACATCAACCTGCGCCAGCAGTTCTATACCGATGAGCTTCTGCGCGAGTCGCTGGAGCTGGCGACGGTCCTGAAACTCAACCACGAGGAACTGCCGATTATCGCGGCGAGCTTGGGGCTGACCGGCTCCCCGACCGAGCTCCTCACCCAGCTCTGTGCGCGCTTCGCCCTGCGCCTCGTGGCACTGACACGGGGTAGCCAGGGAAGCCTACTGGTAACCCCCGATGCGATCTCGGAGTTCACCGGGCGCTCGGTTAAGGTGGTCGATACGATCGGGGCAGGGGATGCGTTTACCGCGGCGCTGGTCGCGGGCCTGCTCCGGGGCGAGGCGCTCGACACGATCAATGAGGCCGCCAACGAGACCGCCGCCCAGGTCTGCCAGCACGCCGGGGCGATCCCGTAGAGGCTTGTGTGATTGCCCTCGACGGTAAACCTCGGGGCTATGGGGCACTTTGTGCCGCCTCCT from the Armatimonas rosea genome contains:
- a CDS encoding carbohydrate kinase family protein; translated protein: MSQESKLAVVGIGEILWDLLPAGRQLGGAPTNFAYHTNAQGFPAAAVSAVGADALGQDIQAQVAAGGMSTAFLTVLPDYPTGTVTVALDEKGVPSYEIHTGVAWDYLPWTDSLAALAPTLRAVCFGTLGQRSPASRTTIQRFVAATGPECLRVCDINLRQQFYTDELLRESLELATVLKLNHEELPIIAASLGLTGSPTELLTQLCARFALRLVALTRGSQGSLLVTPDAISEFTGRSVKVVDTIGAGDAFTAALVAGLLRGEALDTINEAANETAAQVCQHAGAIP